The following are encoded in a window of Pecten maximus chromosome 17, xPecMax1.1, whole genome shotgun sequence genomic DNA:
- the LOC117315203 gene encoding protein ALP1-like codes for MARNWPFPRAKIENYVETISRYTDEVFRRLFRLSRDTFHIFVSFIKECITEKENMGGLEPIIIEEQLYITLWYLGENDTIQKIADRFGVGEATVTQCRNKILKIVLKNLKKKFVVWPTHEEMLEEENLFAARNGFPDIVGALDGTRIPISKPRDHPQTYVNRKGFHSIQLQAICRHNMRFSHLYVGYPGSVHDARVLRNLYLWDVGLQRCNMQHHVLADGAYPLRRWLLTPFRNNGHLTLREKKYNKYHFD; via the exons ATGGCAAGGAATTG GCCGTTTCCAAGAGcgaaaatagaaaattatgtGGAAACCATCTCAAGATATACAGACGAAGTATTTCGCAGACTATTTCGTCTATCAAGGGACACTTTTCATATATTTGTTAGTTTCATCAAGGAATGTATAACAGAGAAAGAAAATATGGGAGGACTTGAACCCATCATAATTGAAGAACAGTTGTATATTACATTGTGGTACCTCGGTGAGAATGACACTATACAGAAAATTGCAGACAGATTTGGTGTGGGTGAAGCCACTGTTACACAATGTCGTAACAAAATCCTGAAGATTGTGCTGAAAAacttaaaaaagaaatttgttGTATGGCCTACTCATGAGGAAATGCTTGAAGAGGAGAACCTATTTGCTGCTCGTAATGGATTCCCTGATATTGTCGGAGCTTTAGATGGAACTCGCATCCCTATCTCAAAACCAAGAGATCACCCTCAGACGTACGTAAATCGCAAAGGTTTCCATTCCATTCAGCTTCAGGCAATATGTAGACATAATATGCGATTTAGCCATCTCTATGTCGGGTATCCTGGAAGTGTGCATGATGCCAGGGTACTAAGAAATTTATATCTGTGGGATGTTGGATTACAACGTTGTAATATGCAGCATCATGTCTTGGCAGATGGGGCTTATCCCTTACGAAGATGGCTACTGACTCCTTTTCGAAACAATGGCCACCTAACCCTCAGGGAAAAGAAGTACAATAAATATCACTTCGATTAG